A genomic region of Alnus glutinosa chromosome 11, dhAlnGlut1.1, whole genome shotgun sequence contains the following coding sequences:
- the LOC133882224 gene encoding uncharacterized protein LOC133882224: protein MGFSRFGDKDYENKMKHMRSGRMGSNSNTLLVIQLPHTRVLSVLSRSVFLVLVILTLPCIVSILRGSPSESNNGSDIINSKLLNSLFRHLASEGLLRKGDKALIIVSPGSTAGMIHQNLQLWHNNVIEVVMDYDLKGQSSIPDETFDFVFTSSFSDTKFVNRVLKVGGIVAVPLSKNPSNGFRKHSNYRIVNLCRYNSTIMAMRKVMSLTKRRRRVCQMASEAKKAMLENLEDVLLEPPTTKYLKKIKFLPDLLGDNLEGYKRRVFIDVGLAEGVTEWFHQNYPKRNQEFEVYNLVAVAEERSTGVDVSDWLVKNVKEEEYVVMKAEAEVVEEMINRRTICLVDEVFLECRNHWWPGGGDKYYKSKRAYWECLALYGRLRDEGVAVHQWWG from the coding sequence ATGGGATTTTCTCGGTTTGGAGACAAGGATTACGAAAACAAGATGAAGCACATGCGTAGTGGAAGAATGGGTTCGAATTCAAACACCCTTTTGGTCATTCAGCTTCCTCATACACGGGTTCTGAGTGTTCTGTCTCGGTCagtatttttggttttggttattCTCACATTGCCTTGTATTGTGTCCATTCTTAGAGGTTCACCTTCTGAATCTAACAATGGATCTGATATCATCAATTCCAAGCTCTTGAATTCGCTTTTCCGACATTTGGCCAGTGAAGGCCTTTTGAGAAAGGGCGATAAAGCTCTGATCATTGTGAGCCCCGGCAGCACTGCGGGAATGATTCATCAGAATCTGCAGCTTTGGCACAACAATGTGATTGAAGTGGTAATGGATTATGATTTGAAGGGACAAAGCTCGATCCCTGATGAGACATTTGATTTCGTTTTCACGTCCAGTTTTTCCGACACTAAATTTGTCAACCGTGTTCTCAAGGTTGGAGGGATTGTGGCTGTTCCTCTGAGCAAAAACCCATCAAACGGTTTTCGAAAACATTCTAACTATAGGATCGTGAATCTTTGTCGCTATAATTCCACCATTATGGCAATGAGGAAAGTGATGTCCTTGACAAAGCGGCGGCGGCGCGTTTGCCAAATGGCGTCGGAGGCCAAGAAGGCCATGTTAGAGAATCTTGAAGATGTCTTGCTAGAGCCACCGACAACCAAGTACTTGAAGAAAATCAAGTTCCTTCCTGACTTGTTGGGTGATAATCTAGAAGGCTATAAGCGGAGAGTTTTCATTGATGTGGGGTTGGCTGAGGGTGTGACTGAATGGTTTCATCAGAATTATCCCAAGAGGAACCAAGAATTTGAGGTTTACAATCTTGTGGCAGTGGCTGAGGAAAGATCAACAGGTGTTGATGTCTCAGATTGGTTGGTGAAGAATGTGAAGGAAGAGGAATATGTTGTGATGAAGGCAGAAGCAGAAGTGGTGGAAGAGATGATTAATAGGAGGACAATCTGTTTGGTGGATGAAGTGTTTTTGGAGTGCAGGAACCATTGGTGGCCAGGTGGTGGGGATAAATATTACAAGAGCAAGAGGGCTTATTGGGAGTGCTTGGCTTTGTATGGAAGGCTGAGGGATGAGGGAGTTGCTGTTCACCAATGGTggggatga